A single Sphingosinicella sp. BN140058 DNA region contains:
- a CDS encoding DUF6036 family nucleotidyltransferase, producing the protein MAASPTRPIGRDDLVRAIRSVAKLFETDTVYVIGSQALLVARPDVDRRLRFSQEIDCYPANAAKWPDEHEGQEASEAIASLFGEGSNFHQSFGFFIDGVDETTAILPADWRDRSVHLKVAGEDGRRITAIAPHPADIVAAKLVRGSEKDVIFASLCFGAGLTTNAAVKASLAKAVPPERLAACLKKVDKASQSKNDPDRAAGGLTDDELAAMLDRRR; encoded by the coding sequence ATGGCGGCAAGCCCAACAAGGCCGATCGGTCGGGACGACCTCGTCCGGGCGATCCGCAGCGTAGCCAAGCTGTTCGAGACAGACACGGTCTACGTCATCGGCAGCCAAGCGTTGCTCGTCGCCCGCCCAGACGTAGACCGGAGGCTCCGATTCAGTCAGGAAATCGATTGCTACCCGGCCAATGCCGCCAAATGGCCTGACGAGCACGAAGGGCAGGAAGCTTCGGAGGCCATTGCCAGTCTTTTTGGAGAAGGCTCAAACTTCCACCAATCCTTCGGCTTCTTCATCGATGGCGTTGATGAGACGACGGCCATTCTCCCGGCTGATTGGCGGGATCGAAGCGTTCACCTCAAAGTCGCAGGCGAGGACGGCCGCCGGATAACCGCGATCGCTCCGCACCCAGCGGACATCGTAGCCGCCAAGCTAGTTCGCGGCTCCGAGAAGGACGTCATTTTCGCTTCCCTCTGCTTCGGCGCCGGTCTCACGACGAACGCCGCCGTCAAAGCGTCTCTCGCGAAGGCGGTTCCCCCGGAGCGGCTGGCAGCCTGTTTGAAGAAGGTGGACAAGGCCTCGCAATCCAAGAACGACCCAGACCGCGCAGCCGGCGGTCTCACCGACGATGAGCTGGCGGCCATGCTGGACCGCCGCCGTTAG
- the ung gene encoding uracil-DNA glycosylase: MTAPHQIPPFLREQVTRLDSSWRDALAVALEAATLADLGAYIADRQKAGFRVYPPRGDYLRALELTPLQDVRVVILGQDPYPQPGRAHGLSFSFATPGPPMHSLRNIFVELGRDLAVPFPSHANLESWARQGVLLLNTILTVEDGDPKSHAGRGWEPFTDAVIHAVANHGNRVVFMLWGNDAREKEAVIRAAAPDGRHCILATSHPSGTGAWRGFRGCGHFGQANAYLRQHGRTPIEWALPEARTPDLFASL; the protein is encoded by the coding sequence ATGACTGCACCGCACCAGATCCCACCGTTCCTGCGCGAACAAGTCACGCGACTGGACTCCTCGTGGCGCGATGCCCTCGCCGTGGCTCTCGAGGCAGCCACGCTGGCGGACCTGGGCGCTTACATCGCCGATCGGCAGAAGGCCGGTTTCCGGGTCTACCCGCCCCGCGGCGACTATCTCCGAGCGCTCGAGCTGACCCCTCTTCAGGACGTCCGCGTCGTCATCCTCGGTCAGGATCCCTATCCTCAACCAGGAAGAGCCCACGGTTTGAGCTTCAGCTTCGCCACCCCTGGTCCGCCGATGCACTCCCTGCGGAACATCTTCGTCGAACTCGGACGCGACCTGGCCGTGCCGTTCCCCTCACACGCGAACCTCGAGAGTTGGGCTCGCCAAGGCGTGCTCCTGCTCAACACTATCCTGACCGTGGAAGACGGAGACCCGAAGTCCCACGCCGGCCGAGGTTGGGAGCCCTTCACCGACGCAGTTATCCATGCCGTCGCCAACCACGGGAACCGCGTCGTCTTCATGCTCTGGGGAAATGATGCCCGCGAGAAAGAAGCCGTCATACGCGCTGCAGCTCCTGACGGCCGGCACTGCATCCTTGCGACGAGCCATCCCTCCGGCACCGGAGCCTGGCGCGGCTTTCGGGGATGTGGCCACTTCGGCCAGGCGAACGCCTACCTGCGACAGCACGGGCGCACGCCAATCGAGTGGGCTCTCCCGGAAGCTCGCACTCCCGACCTGTTCGCTAGTCTGTAG
- a CDS encoding AAA family ATPase has translation MRAVIFDLDGTIFDPGHRLHHLDGEKDWEAFFRAMGDDPPIEPIARLARMLYHNAQDRRDIDAVLIVTARPEREDWSRMTLDSLQLHDIPYTAIYMRGEGDMRPDHQVKADILQRILDDGYEPLLVVDDRPSVVRMWREHGIVTLQCAPDDPGASAYAGETLLHLLVGPCGAGKSSYAASHYQPHEVISTDELRMQLYGDLGHAPEALARVWKLAHGLIRARLDAGVFTVLDATNLKAEDRRRVLENLPRGVFARYVVIDRDLAEKERDRGWRSEELVLKQHRLFRKEEKAILAGDEHPFVTVADKRRRR, from the coding sequence ATGCGTGCCGTAATCTTCGACCTGGATGGGACCATCTTCGACCCCGGTCACCGACTTCATCATCTTGATGGCGAGAAGGACTGGGAGGCCTTCTTCCGAGCTATGGGCGACGATCCCCCCATCGAACCTATCGCGCGGCTAGCGCGCATGCTTTATCACAACGCACAGGATCGCCGAGACATCGACGCGGTCCTGATCGTCACAGCGCGGCCGGAGCGCGAGGACTGGAGCCGGATGACGCTGGACAGTCTCCAGCTCCACGACATCCCGTACACCGCCATATACATGCGCGGGGAGGGTGACATGCGACCCGACCACCAGGTGAAGGCCGACATCCTCCAACGCATCCTGGACGACGGTTACGAGCCGCTGCTCGTCGTCGATGACAGGCCCAGTGTCGTTCGCATGTGGCGCGAACACGGCATTGTGACCCTGCAGTGCGCACCGGACGATCCGGGCGCCAGCGCTTACGCCGGCGAAACGCTCCTCCACCTTCTCGTTGGGCCATGCGGGGCGGGCAAGTCCAGCTACGCGGCGAGCCATTACCAGCCACACGAGGTCATCTCGACAGACGAGCTGCGCATGCAGCTCTATGGAGATCTCGGCCATGCACCCGAAGCACTGGCGCGTGTCTGGAAGCTCGCCCACGGGCTCATCCGCGCTCGCCTCGATGCGGGCGTCTTCACCGTCCTCGACGCGACAAATCTGAAGGCCGAGGACCGCCGGCGCGTGCTTGAGAACCTGCCTCGCGGTGTCTTTGCGCGCTACGTGGTCATCGATCGCGACCTGGCTGAAAAGGAGCGGGACCGCGGCTGGCGATCTGAGGAGCTCGTCCTCAAACAGCATCGGCTGTTTCGGAAGGAGGAGAAGGCTATTCTCGCCGGTGACGAGCATCCGTTCGTAACTGTCGCCGACAAGCGTCGCCGGCGCTAA
- a CDS encoding RNA ligase family protein, which yields MAPIDLKYPRSYHLPQSPGLQSDDRRLPTLAPFAGRRVIVTEKMDGEGTTLTRLKTYPRSPDGRYHPSRDWMKAYHARKAIDIPELWRISGEYMFALHSLPYTRELGNALPSYFLGFGVWDQTNTLLGWDETIEAFSLLDITPVPALYDGPYHDGLVDQIANTIDPTRQEGFVLRVADPIPYPAGPGDSGRFFGSLAKWVRPRHVTTDRHWMSGPIVANELMEGVSCVP from the coding sequence GTGGCGCCGATCGATCTCAAGTACCCTCGTTCATACCACCTGCCGCAATCGCCAGGCCTTCAGAGCGACGATCGGCGGCTCCCGACCCTCGCGCCATTCGCCGGCCGCCGTGTCATCGTCACCGAAAAGATGGACGGGGAAGGGACCACCCTAACCCGCCTCAAGACATACCCTCGTTCCCCCGACGGGCGGTACCATCCCTCGCGCGACTGGATGAAGGCCTATCACGCACGGAAGGCGATCGACATTCCGGAGCTATGGCGGATCTCTGGCGAATACATGTTCGCGTTACACTCCCTCCCGTACACCCGTGAACTGGGCAACGCTCTCCCCAGCTACTTCCTGGGTTTCGGCGTTTGGGACCAAACCAACACGCTGCTCGGCTGGGACGAGACAATCGAGGCCTTCTCGCTCCTCGACATCACACCAGTCCCGGCCCTCTACGACGGACCGTATCACGACGGCCTCGTCGACCAGATCGCGAACACGATCGATCCGACCCGACAAGAAGGTTTCGTGCTGCGCGTCGCGGACCCGATCCCATACCCAGCCGGGCCCGGCGACTCCGGCCGGTTCTTCGGATCCCTGGCCAAGTGGGTTCGCCCCCGGCACGTCACGACCGATCGTCACTGGATGTCGGGTCCGATAGTGGCCAACGAGCTGATGGAAGGCGTTTCATGCGTGCCGTAA
- a CDS encoding sigma factor-like helix-turn-helix DNA-binding protein — MSEAVSKVSIRLEALVAEVIANRPEAGAKQTARQRHNTDRSFAALIKVLEPRTRHFTRQYGLVAHREDAEQASAIAVHRAITAYDPTKAQFTTFVNWQIRGEMQSLRFRLMADQRSSAKKVEATTVSMEDLPRGPDGQAAEITLEDPDALDSTEARASAYLAKRATDALVDLYMDKLRAKGVEQLKKRPRAKQAIANQPSDVASHNPIRRPAFRQLDAGALQELDQKLARDRAIIERRVFDADSLSELNEITGITRERVRQITKRAGKGILQIAAQDPRFEIMAAQTAIGSAEKPPTRASKRSDTPVYERDAAAPYWQQAPARTAGRQHQAA, encoded by the coding sequence GTGTCCGAAGCAGTTTCGAAAGTTTCCATTCGTCTCGAAGCCCTCGTTGCCGAAGTGATTGCCAACCGACCGGAGGCAGGAGCTAAACAAACCGCACGCCAACGCCACAACACCGATCGCTCCTTCGCTGCTCTGATCAAAGTTCTCGAGCCCCGGACGCGCCACTTCACGCGTCAATACGGTCTCGTTGCGCATCGGGAAGACGCCGAGCAAGCCTCCGCGATCGCGGTCCACCGCGCCATCACGGCCTACGATCCCACGAAAGCCCAGTTCACGACATTCGTAAACTGGCAGATCCGCGGTGAGATGCAGAGCCTCCGCTTCCGTCTGATGGCTGACCAACGGTCGTCCGCCAAGAAGGTGGAAGCCACGACAGTTTCGATGGAGGACCTTCCGCGCGGCCCAGACGGCCAAGCAGCCGAGATCACTCTCGAGGATCCGGACGCGCTCGATAGCACCGAAGCACGCGCCTCTGCCTACCTGGCGAAGCGCGCCACCGACGCTCTTGTCGACCTTTATATGGACAAGCTCCGCGCCAAGGGCGTCGAGCAGCTCAAGAAGCGGCCGCGCGCGAAGCAAGCGATCGCCAACCAGCCGTCCGATGTCGCTTCTCACAATCCGATCCGCAGGCCGGCGTTTCGACAGCTGGACGCCGGCGCGCTGCAAGAACTCGACCAAAAGCTTGCCCGCGACCGGGCGATCATCGAGCGCCGTGTCTTCGACGCGGACTCGCTGAGCGAACTGAACGAGATCACAGGCATCACGAGAGAGCGCGTTCGGCAGATCACAAAACGTGCCGGCAAGGGGATCCTCCAGATCGCTGCGCAGGATCCGCGTTTCGAGATCATGGCTGCCCAGACGGCTATCGGTTCAGCAGAAAAGCCGCCAACCCGGGCGTCCAAGAGAAGCGACACGCCAGTTTATGAAAGGGACGCCGCGGCTCCTTACTGGCAACAGGCTCCCGCTCGCACAGCTGGGCGTCAGCACCAGGCTGCCTGA
- a CDS encoding ATP-binding protein, with protein MTEESAKAAPVDHFLTRFTSAQTIIAAAGATLLPIFLALKLDEPLSKALAVLTAALILGAFYLLWRRTHTRRLAQLARQQRIQEWAERPLGSAFRGLYSYTRGDKLPGDKRRQLAKSIATRIAHPDFTYGVVTGETGAGKSSLLDSGVAQALEEDGRFTVVYLRGLRGLSADDTIDSMCDQIRFQLAACTKQPVLIFDQFEEALIKWIPSAQRRELGNFLKQPLPGTQTRVVCAVRSDYVIALHDLRPGIEDPTSSKTMFPLKNLDLIEAAAVIEECATRDGLEMLTGFGSTLAAELAHDGRVRPPELQLVCLALEISNVAESYRAKGGAKGILSAYIVETIEATSNPSLARLVLRSLCNFSTFPAAKTEPQSAQQLGDAIRSPEHRRYDVEEVASVLEQLTRAGVIVSSAPHDQTLYSLVHDYAVDLITAATAAQSTEAERATHLLRLHLSEFAADRRSFIPLGRLNLILAKADPELVASSAASVLIRRSQNRLRLASAAMVAAVVVGLSGVALSYSKQQELARLKELGDIRRASVWQTKADEWRLKYNDSVKAVSWASGTQMRHDKIVQNIEQAERDGKISASLRDYLIRNDPDVKPGTEIPQEILDQ; from the coding sequence GTGACCGAAGAATCTGCCAAAGCGGCACCCGTTGACCACTTTTTGACGCGCTTCACGAGCGCCCAAACGATCATAGCCGCGGCCGGAGCTACGCTCCTTCCCATCTTTCTCGCGCTGAAGCTCGATGAACCGCTTTCGAAAGCGTTGGCTGTGCTCACCGCCGCCTTAATCCTCGGCGCATTCTATCTGCTCTGGCGTCGCACCCACACCCGCCGCCTGGCGCAGTTGGCTCGCCAGCAACGCATTCAAGAATGGGCGGAACGTCCCCTCGGCTCCGCCTTCCGCGGACTGTACTCCTACACCCGCGGAGACAAGCTACCTGGCGACAAGCGTCGACAGCTGGCGAAGAGCATCGCCACCCGGATCGCCCACCCGGACTTCACCTACGGCGTCGTCACCGGAGAAACCGGCGCCGGCAAGTCATCACTGCTCGACAGCGGCGTCGCTCAAGCGCTCGAGGAAGACGGCCGGTTCACCGTCGTCTATCTGCGCGGCCTTCGCGGATTATCGGCCGACGACACGATCGACTCGATGTGCGATCAAATTCGCTTCCAACTCGCCGCCTGCACCAAGCAACCCGTCCTCATTTTCGATCAATTTGAGGAAGCTCTGATCAAATGGATCCCCTCCGCTCAACGGCGCGAGCTCGGGAATTTTCTGAAACAGCCACTTCCGGGCACCCAGACCAGAGTGGTCTGCGCCGTGCGCTCGGACTACGTCATCGCGCTCCACGACCTTCGTCCAGGCATCGAGGATCCCACATCCTCGAAGACAATGTTTCCCCTCAAGAACCTCGACCTGATCGAAGCTGCCGCGGTCATTGAAGAGTGTGCCACGCGCGATGGACTGGAGATGCTCACCGGCTTCGGATCGACCCTCGCTGCGGAGCTCGCTCACGACGGCAGGGTCCGGCCTCCAGAGCTCCAGCTCGTCTGCCTTGCTCTTGAGATCTCGAACGTCGCGGAGAGTTACCGCGCCAAAGGCGGCGCCAAGGGAATTCTCTCCGCGTATATTGTCGAGACCATCGAAGCGACGTCCAACCCGTCTCTGGCTCGCCTCGTACTCAGATCGCTATGCAACTTCTCCACTTTCCCAGCGGCTAAGACAGAGCCCCAGAGTGCGCAGCAGCTTGGGGACGCGATCCGCTCCCCGGAACACCGGCGCTACGACGTGGAGGAAGTCGCCAGCGTGCTTGAACAGCTTACCCGCGCCGGCGTCATCGTGTCATCTGCCCCGCACGATCAAACCCTCTACAGCCTCGTCCACGACTATGCGGTTGACCTGATCACCGCCGCCACGGCCGCGCAGTCCACCGAGGCGGAGCGCGCAACCCACCTCCTTCGTCTACATCTCAGCGAGTTCGCAGCGGACAGGAGATCATTCATTCCGCTTGGGCGATTGAACCTGATCTTGGCGAAGGCAGACCCGGAACTCGTCGCGAGCTCTGCCGCCAGCGTCCTAATTCGCCGGTCGCAGAACCGCCTCCGCCTCGCGAGTGCGGCCATGGTCGCTGCTGTCGTCGTCGGCTTATCAGGGGTCGCGCTTTCGTATTCCAAGCAACAGGAGCTCGCTCGGCTTAAGGAACTAGGAGACATCAGGAGGGCATCTGTCTGGCAAACCAAGGCCGATGAGTGGCGATTAAAATACAACGACTCCGTAAAGGCGGTCTCGTGGGCGTCCGGGACCCAAATGAGGCATGATAAGATCGTCCAAAACATTGAGCAGGCTGAGCGAGACGGCAAAATTTCGGCAAGTCTGCGAGATTATCTGATCCGGAACGATCCCGACGTTAAGCCCGGCACCGAGATTCCTCAGGAAATCCTCGACCAGTAG
- a CDS encoding DUF6283 family protein, with protein MDDLPRAYVVDLRPPKKPCAECPWRLDVPIGHFPVEKFIDLAKTAFDQAHIIFSCHLSSEEAPTACAGFLERGAAHNLTVRLAYIYGRLQAADRTGGYALYKDYREMAVANGVPPEHPALAPCRGPD; from the coding sequence ATGGACGATCTGCCACGCGCCTACGTCGTTGACCTGCGCCCGCCCAAGAAGCCTTGCGCCGAGTGCCCGTGGCGCCTTGATGTCCCGATCGGCCACTTCCCCGTCGAGAAGTTCATCGACCTCGCGAAAACGGCCTTTGACCAAGCCCATATCATCTTCTCGTGTCACCTGAGCAGCGAGGAAGCCCCGACGGCCTGCGCCGGCTTCCTCGAACGTGGCGCCGCCCACAACCTGACGGTCCGCCTCGCCTACATCTACGGGCGTCTACAAGCAGCCGACCGCACAGGAGGCTACGCGCTCTATAAGGACTATAGGGAGATGGCGGTCGCGAACGGCGTCCCGCCTGAACACCCAGCCTTAGCTCCGTGCCGAGGTCCCGATTGA
- a CDS encoding 2OG-Fe(II) oxygenase, which yields MKPHKQIKAAKITPVAAKVASHPLIEAAGNGKAEIFVAPGFIAPDACRAIVDLIDADRRPSTVADSNGDFLFRTSETCDLDPALPLVQTIRAGLFDLTGINPAHAEPLQGQRYAPGQEFKLHCDWFRPGSHDYERYCGVAGQRTWTAMAYLDEPEEGGQTVFPHLGIEIRPTIGTIVLWNNLRATGAPNPMTGHHARPVVQGVKHVITQWFRERPWTK from the coding sequence ATGAAGCCTCACAAGCAGATCAAGGCTGCCAAGATCACCCCGGTCGCAGCGAAGGTCGCATCGCACCCTCTGATCGAGGCTGCCGGCAACGGGAAAGCGGAAATCTTCGTGGCGCCCGGCTTCATCGCTCCGGACGCATGCCGCGCGATCGTCGACCTGATCGACGCCGACCGGCGGCCCTCGACCGTTGCCGACAGCAATGGAGACTTTCTTTTCCGAACAAGCGAGACCTGCGATCTGGATCCAGCCCTGCCGCTCGTGCAGACCATCCGCGCCGGGCTCTTCGACCTCACGGGGATCAATCCAGCCCACGCCGAGCCGCTGCAGGGCCAGCGATACGCGCCTGGGCAGGAGTTCAAGCTCCACTGCGACTGGTTCCGACCGGGGAGCCACGACTACGAGCGCTACTGCGGTGTCGCCGGGCAACGCACCTGGACGGCAATGGCCTACCTCGACGAGCCCGAAGAGGGCGGCCAAACGGTGTTCCCACACCTCGGTATCGAGATTCGCCCTACAATCGGCACGATCGTCCTGTGGAACAACCTCAGAGCCACCGGCGCGCCAAACCCCATGACGGGACATCACGCCCGGCCGGTGGTGCAGGGGGTCAAGCACGTCATTACGCAGTGGTTTCGCGAGCGACCATGGACCAAATAG
- a CDS encoding restriction endonuclease — MDPRILVLLIGITAIAAIWVGIWQKLRPNAYHRKVRGQSERALDRVRDMPDGAIIAYLRKMNPHAVEELVLDAASAAGHAVRRNHSYTCDGGVDGEIHVDGSWCLVQTKRYSRSIDPKHVADFSRVCAHRGQPGLFIHCGRTGRKSRDNATGDVRFVSGQALVALIKGESLDNPVPAAIAA; from the coding sequence GTGGATCCTCGCATTCTCGTTCTTCTGATCGGCATAACGGCAATCGCCGCGATCTGGGTTGGCATCTGGCAAAAGCTCCGGCCGAACGCCTACCATCGAAAAGTTCGTGGGCAATCTGAGCGCGCGCTCGACCGCGTTCGCGACATGCCAGACGGGGCGATCATCGCCTACCTCCGCAAGATGAACCCCCACGCCGTTGAAGAGCTCGTCCTCGACGCGGCCAGCGCTGCGGGCCACGCCGTCCGGCGGAACCATAGCTACACCTGTGACGGTGGCGTCGACGGTGAGATTCACGTCGATGGCTCCTGGTGCCTTGTGCAAACCAAGCGCTACTCGCGATCCATTGATCCGAAGCACGTTGCAGACTTCAGTCGCGTCTGCGCACATCGCGGCCAACCAGGCCTATTCATTCACTGCGGCCGAACCGGCAGGAAGTCGCGCGACAACGCCACCGGCGACGTTCGGTTCGTGTCGGGGCAGGCTCTCGTCGCTCTCATCAAGGGAGAGTCGCTCGACAACCCCGTTCCTGCGGCGATTGCAGCCTGA
- a CDS encoding YdcH family protein: MHSPHQASLQTRHEALDRKISAEAGRRVPDLAGIATLKKQKLRLKDQLQGH, from the coding sequence ATGCATTCACCTCACCAAGCTTCACTCCAGACCCGTCACGAGGCGCTTGATAGGAAGATCTCTGCGGAGGCGGGGCGGAGGGTTCCAGACCTGGCTGGGATCGCGACATTGAAGAAGCAGAAGCTGCGGTTGAAAGATCAGCTCCAGGGCCATTGA
- a CDS encoding methyl-accepting chemotaxis protein, whose product MIFLILGRQRLSKQQKDASAMTLRTKLLSCLGFLAGAILMMAALSFFSSRSNDAAFENLMEARVVALNDLKETQDAYALGVVEVGHKVRNDDMSFADGLKSVHDSRIRGKAAYKRYLATPMDERELALAEAGTKALADGKRDLDQLERILASGNLEELNGWESETARAVEPISDAVGALTKFNIEAAGTEVKASGASNDIYMTIGMLFALMGIGAIGASFFVVTRKVVQPINGLAKSIGDLSKNPEAPVPNLDLKDEIGGIARAVDTFRSSVVEKERVRAAEAAAVQERVTTALAEGLSALAAGDLTYEMAVAFPPEFEKLKIDFNAAVRELKEAMAGISRATTNIHGGSGEISDASEDLSRRTEQQAASLEETAAAMTEITATVQNSAAGANEANKLVQATQADAQASSKTVSDAVTAMAEIEKSSQEITKIIEVIDKIAFQTNLLALNASVEAAHAGEAGRAFAVVANEVRALAQRSADAAQEITALISSSSRQVGHGVGLVGEAGKALGRIIGSVDEISGLVSQIAMAADQQSSALAQVNTAITEMDKVTQQNAAMVEESTAAAKSLSDEATGLTRLVGRFNTGTTGAAPVAAVKPSKAAPRPQVRGNTALALQSNLATAVDDWNEF is encoded by the coding sequence ATGATCTTTCTGATACTCGGCCGTCAGCGGCTTAGCAAACAGCAGAAAGACGCATCCGCGATGACTCTTCGCACCAAGCTTTTGTCGTGCCTCGGCTTCCTTGCCGGGGCTATCCTTATGATGGCTGCCCTTAGCTTCTTCTCCAGCCGATCCAACGACGCGGCCTTCGAGAACCTCATGGAAGCCCGCGTCGTCGCGCTGAACGACCTCAAGGAGACGCAGGATGCCTACGCTCTCGGCGTCGTCGAGGTTGGTCATAAGGTTCGCAACGATGACATGTCCTTTGCCGATGGCCTGAAGTCAGTGCACGACAGCCGCATCCGAGGAAAGGCCGCCTATAAGCGCTACCTCGCGACTCCAATGGACGAGCGCGAGCTCGCCCTTGCCGAGGCGGGCACAAAAGCCTTGGCTGACGGCAAGCGGGATCTCGATCAGCTGGAGCGGATCCTCGCGAGCGGCAACCTGGAGGAACTCAATGGCTGGGAGAGCGAGACCGCTCGCGCCGTCGAGCCGATCTCGGATGCGGTCGGCGCCCTGACCAAGTTCAACATCGAGGCCGCCGGCACCGAAGTCAAAGCGAGCGGCGCCAGCAACGACATATACATGACCATTGGCATGCTGTTCGCTCTCATGGGCATCGGCGCGATCGGCGCATCGTTCTTCGTGGTGACCCGCAAGGTGGTCCAACCCATCAATGGGCTGGCGAAGTCGATCGGAGACCTGTCTAAAAATCCCGAGGCACCCGTGCCTAACCTTGACCTCAAGGACGAGATCGGCGGCATCGCACGAGCCGTGGACACCTTCCGCTCCTCAGTGGTCGAGAAAGAACGGGTCCGAGCAGCCGAGGCGGCTGCAGTTCAGGAACGCGTTACCACTGCGCTCGCCGAGGGCCTTTCGGCGCTTGCCGCCGGCGATCTCACCTATGAGATGGCGGTCGCGTTCCCGCCCGAGTTTGAGAAGCTGAAGATCGATTTCAACGCGGCCGTACGCGAGCTGAAGGAGGCTATGGCTGGTATCTCGCGCGCGACGACCAACATCCACGGCGGCTCTGGCGAGATAAGCGACGCCTCGGAAGATCTTTCGAGGCGCACCGAGCAGCAAGCTGCTAGTCTCGAGGAGACAGCCGCCGCGATGACGGAAATCACCGCCACGGTCCAAAACAGCGCTGCCGGCGCTAACGAGGCGAACAAGCTCGTTCAGGCGACCCAGGCGGACGCACAGGCCAGCAGCAAAACCGTCTCCGACGCCGTCACGGCAATGGCCGAGATCGAGAAGAGCTCCCAGGAGATCACCAAAATCATCGAGGTGATCGACAAGATCGCCTTCCAGACCAACCTGCTCGCCCTCAACGCCTCAGTCGAGGCAGCCCACGCCGGTGAAGCCGGCCGTGCCTTCGCCGTCGTCGCCAACGAAGTGCGAGCACTTGCTCAGCGCTCGGCCGATGCAGCGCAGGAGATTACTGCCCTCATCTCGAGCAGCTCCCGACAGGTAGGCCATGGTGTCGGTCTCGTCGGCGAAGCCGGCAAGGCACTCGGGCGCATCATTGGTTCCGTCGACGAGATCAGCGGCCTCGTGTCTCAGATCGCAATGGCTGCCGATCAGCAGAGCTCGGCTCTCGCTCAGGTCAACACCGCCATTACCGAGATGGACAAGGTGACCCAGCAGAACGCCGCGATGGTCGAAGAAAGCACCGCAGCGGCTAAGAGCCTCTCGGACGAAGCCACCGGACTTACCCGGCTGGTTGGCCGGTTCAACACCGGAACAACCGGCGCGGCGCCGGTCGCGGCCGTGAAGCCCAGCAAGGCCGCTCCCCGTCCGCAGGTGCGAGGCAATACTGCTCTTGCTCTGCAATCGAACCTCGCCACGGCCGTGGACGACTGGAACGAATTCTGA
- a CDS encoding sensor domain-containing diguanylate cyclase, translating into MPRHSAHVLAATIGSVPPDLDRLAWAGEIISLLLDAGAATVRQAEHSRKIDALIQQLPLPIVFADHDGEIITNDGAKLLLGLNSGQPTSAELATAMARLINAQGNVDAQRSLMRDPSATVSLETVHNGRAYKVERRSIANDDFSGRLWTFTDITLQRKFQNMATHDALTGALNRRAFDEMIESETERAKRYSQPLSLLAVDLDHFKLVNDKYGHDVGDVVLQEACRRISAAIREVDGLARTGGEEFVVILPATARSGAVDAAQRIKLAIAAMPVIHGDLSIPITASIGVAGFQPESDTVDTFFKRADAALYAAKRAGRNRVELAA; encoded by the coding sequence GTGCCCCGTCATTCCGCACATGTCCTGGCCGCAACCATCGGCTCGGTCCCTCCAGATCTCGACCGTTTGGCATGGGCGGGCGAGATCATATCTCTCCTTCTCGACGCAGGAGCAGCAACCGTTCGCCAGGCCGAACACTCGCGCAAAATTGATGCGCTGATCCAGCAATTGCCACTCCCGATCGTCTTCGCTGACCACGACGGGGAGATCATCACGAACGACGGGGCCAAGCTCCTCCTCGGCCTCAACTCGGGACAGCCGACAAGCGCGGAACTCGCCACCGCGATGGCTCGACTGATCAACGCGCAAGGCAATGTCGATGCGCAACGATCCCTTATGAGAGACCCCTCGGCCACCGTCAGCCTGGAGACGGTGCACAACGGCCGCGCCTACAAGGTCGAGCGTCGCTCCATTGCAAACGACGACTTCTCGGGACGTCTTTGGACGTTCACGGACATCACGCTCCAGCGCAAATTCCAGAACATGGCCACGCATGACGCGTTGACGGGAGCCTTGAACCGCCGCGCCTTCGACGAGATGATCGAAAGCGAGACCGAGCGCGCCAAGCGCTACAGCCAGCCGCTCTCGCTGCTTGCCGTCGACCTCGACCACTTCAAGCTCGTGAATGACAAATACGGGCACGACGTCGGCGACGTGGTCCTGCAGGAGGCTTGTCGGCGCATCTCAGCTGCCATCCGCGAAGTGGACGGTCTTGCCCGCACGGGCGGCGAGGAGTTCGTAGTGATCCTCCCGGCTACGGCTCGATCGGGTGCGGTTGACGCTGCCCAACGCATCAAGTTGGCAATCGCCGCCATGCCAGTTATCCATGGCGATCTCTCGATCCCCATCACAGCCAGTATCGGGGTCGCGGGCTTTCAACCGGAATCCGATACCGTGGACACTTTCTTCAAGCGGGCGGATGCGGCTCTCTACGCAGCGAAACGCGCCGGCCGGAACCGAGTCGAACTCGCCGCCTGA